The following DNA comes from Treponema primitia ZAS-1.
ATTAAACTGGTCTCAGAAGTTATTCGAGAAGAAATTCCTGAAATCGCAGGGCGTAATGAGCAAGTTAAACAAAAACTGCAAACAAATTATCCTCATTTGCAAGGTTTTATTGATGATGAGGCAGTTGGACTTGTCGATAAAGATAATATAATAAATGATGCACAATCAAAATATTTTAATGCGCAAAAGGAATTACTGGAAGCAACTGAATTAAGTGATGTGCAATATTTAAAATCACTAGAATTTTCATCCCGTGTTTTAACTGAATATGTATTATACAGAGAAAAAATAATTACAAAATTAAAAGGAATGACTGTAAAAAGTGATGAAAAGGAAATTCATAATTTAATCGTACCAAAAAATAAAAATTACTATAGCAATGGTGATATAAGTGATATTTATCAAAATAATGCATGGGTGTTAGACGATAAATACATGACATATAGTGTCGTTCTTAGTGATAAGCAAATTGAAGAAATTTATTCCGTAATAGGCGTAGAAGGTTCGCATCAATATAGCGAAACTGAAAATGGCAAACCTGATGTTACTATTATATTTTCAGATAACCCAACATCAACAAATAAAGTTGATGTTGTTATAGTTGAATTCAAGAAATTAGGACTAAAAATAGCAAAAAAAGAGGAATTAGTTAGCCAGTTGAAACAACGTGCCCGTCGTCTCATTGAATATTATCCTGATAAAATTCAAAGGATATGGTTTTATGGCATTGCTGATTTTGATGAGGAGTTCCGAATATCACTAATAGAAGAAGGATTTGTTAGGTTGTTTTCTCATGGTGAAATATTATCCAAAAGACAGCCAATTGTAATTAATCCTGTAACAGAGGAAACAAGATTTGCAGACTTGTTTATCCTTTCATATAAGACTATGCTTGAAGATGCAGAATCACGTAATACGACCTTTTTACGAATATTAAAAGAAAGTATTAAAAAATCAATAGAGATACTTAATAAGGACTCCTCTAATGCCTTCTAACCCCCGTCTAGAACTTACCTGGATCGGCAAAGAAAACCGCCCGCACCTCGAACCCCGAATCATTCTTGAAGACCCCGCGAAAAACCATCACGCCAAACACCGTACCGATAAAAAAGACATTTTCGACAACCGCCTCATCTTCGGCGACAACCTCCTTGCCTTAAAAGCCCTAGAGCATGAATTTACCGGAAAAATAAAATGCATCTACATTGACCCGCCATACAATACCGGTAGTGCATTTGAACATTATGACGATGGCATAGAACATTCAATATGGCTTGGCCTAATGCGGGACAGGGTTGAATTATTGAGGCGATTATTGGCTGATGATGGATCGATATGGATTAACTTAGATGATAATGAAGTCCATTATTTCAAAGTCTTATGCGATGAGATATTTGGAAGAAATAACTATAAAACAACTATTACTTGGCAGAGGAAATACAGTGTTAGCAATAATTATATGGGGATTGCTTCAATTTGTGATTATATCCTTGTATATTCAAAATCCGATAAATTTAATAGTAATCTATTGCCTCGTAGTGAAGAATCGACTGCACGTTACAATAATCCAGATAATGATCCAAGAGGGCCATGGAAAGCCGTAGACTATCTAAATCAGGTAACACCTGAAAAAAGACCTAATTTATGCTATGATATTATCAATCCTAATACAGGAAAAATAATTTCAAACACAAAAAAAGCATGGAAATACGATCCTAATACCCATAAAGTTCATGTTGATGAAAATAGAATTTGGTGGGGAATTGATGGGCAGAATACTGTACCTGCGCTAAAATTGTTTTTATCTGAAGTGCGAGATGGAATGACCCCGCATAATTGGTGGCCACATGATGAAGTTGGACACACCGATGAGGCTAAAAAAGAAATGATTGGATTATATGGTGCTACTAACGTTTTTTCGACTCCAAAACCCGAACGCCTCATTCAGCGCATTATCCATATCGCCACCAACCCTGGCGACCTCGTCCTCGACTCCTTCGCCGGTTCCGGCACTACCGGCGCAGTGGCCCACAAAATGGGCCGCCGCTGGATCATGATTGAACTCGGCGAACACTGCCATACCCACATCATCCCCCGGCTAAAAAAGGTAATCGATGGCGAGGACCAAGGCGGCATTACCGAAGCCGCAGGCTGGAAAGGCGGCGGTGGTTTCCGTTATTACAGGTTAGCGCCGTCCCTGCTTCAAAAAGATAAATGGGACAACTGGATTATCAACAAAGAATATAACCCGGAAATGCTTGCGGAAGCGGTCTGCAAGTTAGAAGGTTTTAGCTACGTGCCATCTGACACCCTCTACTGGATGCATGGAAAGTCAACAGAAAATGATTATATCTATGTGACGACCGCCCAGCTTACCCATGACCAGCTTGCCTTGCTTTCCGATGAAGTCGGGGACAACCGGACCCTTCTGGTTATGTGTACCGCCTTTCGTTCCCGTGCCGGCGGATTTTCCAATCTGACCATAAAGAAAATACCCACATCGGTATTGTCAAAATGCGAGTGGGGACATGATGATTACAGCTTGCAGATCGAAAACCTGCCGATAGCAAAAAAACCACCAAAGACGCAGCCTGATCTCTTTGAAGGAGACGAGGAATGAAGAAAAAACTGCCGGTGCATACGCACATACGCTCAGGCGCCGCAGAATTCCTCATTTTTTCCCTTCAGGCGCAGGAAGACGGCATAGAAGTCCGGGTCCAGAATGATACCATTTGGTTAAGCCAAAAATTGATGGCAAAACTTTTCGATTGTTCCAGCGACAACATTGGACTCCACCTCAAAAACATATTCGGCGAGAATGAATTGAATGAAAAAGCAACTACCGAGGATTTCTCGGCAGTTGCGTCAAATAGTAAAACCTATAATATCAAGCACTATAACCTGGACGCCATCATTGCCGTGGGGTATCGGGTCAATTCCAAACGGGCTACCGCCTTCCGTCAATGGGCAACTTCGGTCTTAAGAGATTACGCGCTCCGGGGTTATATTATCGATAAAAAACGGATGGAAAACGGAACCTTCCTGGGGCATGACTATTTTGAACACCTGCTTGCGGAAATACGTGAAATCCGTTTGAGCGAACGGCGGTTCTATCAAAAAATAACCGACATTTATTCAACTGCCCTGGATTATAACAAGGATGCGCCTGAAACCCGAGATTTTTTTGCCAAGGTTCAAAACAAACTTCACTATGCCATTCACGGGTACACCGCCGCTGAATTGATCATGAAGCGGGCCGATGCGGACAAGGAACAGATGGGCCTTATCTCATGGGAAAACAGCCCCGACGGCAAGGTTCTGAAAACCGATGTTTCTATTGCCAAAAATTATTTGACCGAACGTGAGTTGGCGTCCCTGGGCCGTATTGTAAACGCCTATCTGGACTTGGCGGAAGACCGGGCTGAACGGCAGGTCCCCATGACTATGGATGATTGGGCAAAGCGGCTGGATGTGTTTTTAAGCGCCGATGATCGGGAAATATTGCAGGATGCAGGAAAGATAACGGCAAAAATGGCAAAGGATTTTGCGGAGAATGAATTTGAAAAATTCCGTGTTCGCCAGGATCGTCTGTTTGAATCGGATTTTGACAAAGAACTAAAACGTATTCAAGCCGAACATAAGGAAGATACAAAATGACAGAAAAATTAGTAAACTCCATATCCGGCCGTTTAAGCCTCCGCCGTCCCTTAACCGAAAGCCTTGAAATTCTTTCCCGCATTACCGATATTATTTCCTTGGACAAAGACGCTGACTTGCAGGAACGGTGTTCAATAATACAGAGTGAATTCCCTTCAGTTGCCGATTTTGAACGGAATTTTCCGTCCCTGTGTTTTGCCATTGCTACCGGTGTTGGCAAAACCCGCCTTATGGGCGCTTTTATAAGCTATCTGCATTTAAGTAAACATATCAACAATTTTTTTGTCCTGGCTCCCAATCTGACCATCTATAACAAACTGATAGATGATTTTACGCCCAATACCCCAAAATATGTCTTCAATGGATTATCTGAATTTATCGTTGACCCGCCGCTTATTATTACCGGGGATAACTATGAATCCGGTATTGATGTCCGCAGTAATCAATTGATATTTACC
Coding sequences within:
- a CDS encoding site-specific DNA-methyltransferase, translated to MPSNPRLELTWIGKENRPHLEPRIILEDPAKNHHAKHRTDKKDIFDNRLIFGDNLLALKALEHEFTGKIKCIYIDPPYNTGSAFEHYDDGIEHSIWLGLMRDRVELLRRLLADDGSIWINLDDNEVHYFKVLCDEIFGRNNYKTTITWQRKYSVSNNYMGIASICDYILVYSKSDKFNSNLLPRSEESTARYNNPDNDPRGPWKAVDYLNQVTPEKRPNLCYDIINPNTGKIISNTKKAWKYDPNTHKVHVDENRIWWGIDGQNTVPALKLFLSEVRDGMTPHNWWPHDEVGHTDEAKKEMIGLYGATNVFSTPKPERLIQRIIHIATNPGDLVLDSFAGSGTTGAVAHKMGRRWIMIELGEHCHTHIIPRLKKVIDGEDQGGITEAAGWKGGGGFRYYRLAPSLLQKDKWDNWIINKEYNPEMLAEAVCKLEGFSYVPSDTLYWMHGKSTENDYIYVTTAQLTHDQLALLSDEVGDNRTLLVMCTAFRSRAGGFSNLTIKKIPTSVLSKCEWGHDDYSLQIENLPIAKKPPKTQPDLFEGDEE
- a CDS encoding ATP-binding protein, with amino-acid sequence MLIKNSRAAEYFFPNTSLEYVYFESIANSLDANATEIDIVIDIESYSKPDTLNITISDNGDGFNDKNFEKFCHVLDADDKQHKGIGRLVFINYFEKIKIDSFYIDNHRTFIFNDEFDKESIKNKNDLKKQSTVLKFLGYKKGSIKTYDYLVPATIKTRIIEHFLPRLYDMKLKNRPLQIKVSLTTRENNGAQSFTNSSEIFNVKDLPILKEKTIRDTTSLFDKFKLMYSVEHVYTEQKAITAICADSRTIHMDIISNKDFPNGYKMVFILYSDSFNGKTNNTRDGIMLDESSLRNVRSVFIKLVSEVIREEIPEIAGRNEQVKQKLQTNYPHLQGFIDDEAVGLVDKDNIINDAQSKYFNAQKELLEATELSDVQYLKSLEFSSRVLTEYVLYREKIITKLKGMTVKSDEKEIHNLIVPKNKNYYSNGDISDIYQNNAWVLDDKYMTYSVVLSDKQIEEIYSVIGVEGSHQYSETENGKPDVTIIFSDNPTSTNKVDVVIVEFKKLGLKIAKKEELVSQLKQRARRLIEYYPDKIQRIWFYGIADFDEEFRISLIEEGFVRLFSHGEILSKRQPIVINPVTEETRFADLFILSYKTMLEDAESRNTTFLRILKESIKKSIEILNKDSSNAF
- a CDS encoding virulence RhuM family protein, translated to MKKKLPVHTHIRSGAAEFLIFSLQAQEDGIEVRVQNDTIWLSQKLMAKLFDCSSDNIGLHLKNIFGENELNEKATTEDFSAVASNSKTYNIKHYNLDAIIAVGYRVNSKRATAFRQWATSVLRDYALRGYIIDKKRMENGTFLGHDYFEHLLAEIREIRLSERRFYQKITDIYSTALDYNKDAPETRDFFAKVQNKLHYAIHGYTAAELIMKRADADKEQMGLISWENSPDGKVLKTDVSIAKNYLTERELASLGRIVNAYLDLAEDRAERQVPMTMDDWAKRLDVFLSADDREILQDAGKITAKMAKDFAENEFEKFRVRQDRLFESDFDKELKRIQAEHKEDTK